The Elusimicrobiota bacterium genomic sequence ACTTCCGTAAGATTTTCTAAAGGATAAATGCTTCCGAGAATTAAAATGTCTTTTCTGATTCCGCCTGCCCTTAGCGCTATTCCTTCTTCAATTGAAGAAACTCCAAGCATTGAAACGCTTTTTTCGGCCAGTTTTGAAATGGGAAGAGCCGTATGGCCGTAAGCATTTGCCTTTACTACGGCAAGTATTTTGGTTTGCGGCTTTAAAAGTGACCGAATTTTTTGAATATTTTTTGTAAAAGCATCCCTGTTTATTTCAGCCCATGTAGGACGGAACATTTTTGTTGCGCCTGGCAATGAAAGATGATAAGATTGCTCCCTTTTCGCTGAAGATTTAGATGGATTTTTTTTTATCATGAATTTTTAAGAAATTTCTTGTTGAGGCGTAAAATTCTCAAAACGGGTATAATCTTTCTCAAAAACTAAGGTTACTTCGCCTGTGGGACCGTTTCTTTGTTTTCCAAGGATAATCGTTGCAACTTTTTCATTATCAGGGTCATCCGTCTTATAATATCCTGCGCGGTATATAAAAGCAACGACATCAGCATCTTGCTCAAGTGCTCCTGAATCCCTTAAGTCTGAAAGCTGAGGCCTTCCTTCCCTGCCTTTTTCTTCGGGTTTCCTTGAAAGCTGTGAAACGGCAATTACAGGGATATTTAGATCCTTAGCAAGGCCTTTAAGAGCTCTTGAAATATCGGACATTTCCTGCTGCCGCGATTCAATGCGCCCCGTGCCCCTCATTATTTGTATATAATCAATAATAATAAGTTCAAGTTTTTTATTTTCCAGCGCAAGTTCTGAGGCAAGCCTGCGCGAACGCGCCCTAATGTCCAGGACAGTAAGGCTGGAGCTGTCGTCTATGTATATCGGCGCGTCAGCAATTTTTGAAGCAATCGTAGTAAGGTTGATCCAGTTCTGCCTTGATATAAAACCTTTTCTTGTCTGGTGAGAGTTAACGCGCGCGGCTGAACATAAAAGCCTAAGCATAAGAGATTTTTTTGACATTTCAAGCGAAAAAATTGCAACCGGCTTCTTCTCTGCCATAGCTACATATTCAGCGATATTAAGCGCAAGAGCAGTTTTTCCCATTGAAGGCCTGGCTGCAAGAATTATCAGGTCTGAAGGCTGGAGCCCGGAAGTAAGTTTATCAAGATCGGTAAA encodes the following:
- a CDS encoding alanine racemase, which codes for MIKKNPSKSSAKREQSYHLSLPGATKMFRPTWAEINRDAFTKNIQKIRSLLKPQTKILAVVKANAYGHTALPISKLAEKSVSMLGVSSIEEGIALRAGGIRKDILILGSIYPLENLTEV
- the dnaB gene encoding replicative DNA helicase, whose product is MALETKKNTDLQIDKVPPQSIEAEMAVLGSMLIEKEAVSKGLEIVNEDDFYSEFHKQIFTATKNLELDSKAIDIITVSEKLKKNKLFIDNGGTSYLTSMINSVSTAANVEHYAEIVRDKSILRKLINAGSNIVNSAFNEKFSAEEILDESQGILFNISKSRNTKSFANIQDLVHDSLNDLEKLLTDKKDVPGLRTGFTDLDKLTSGLQPSDLIILAARPSMGKTALALNIAEYVAMAEKKPVAIFSLEMSKKSLMLRLLCSAARVNSHQTRKGFISRQNWINLTTIASKIADAPIYIDDSSSLTVLDIRARSRRLASELALENKKLELIIIDYIQIMRGTGRIESRQQEMSDISRALKGLAKDLNIPVIAVSQLSRKPEEKGREGRPQLSDLRDSGALEQDADVVAFIYRAGYYKTDDPDNEKVATIILGKQRNGPTGEVTLVFEKDYTRFENFTPQQEIS